From the Maioricimonas rarisocia genome, one window contains:
- a CDS encoding AAA family ATPase — protein sequence MIEQITLHNFCGFQEFSLDAREFTLLVGPNSGGKTTVLRAIEFCVDAYRAVLMPEGQPVLERSREPAPRGALDPIAQTGGVSDPTSLYFQRRPAASSECGHGAAAPLRVVAAACVRLSSSLQKGIPTAPKRNSRYVDSVVDHRLQQFRDCLPNSVCPACGCGASWNAAGQSSS from the coding sequence ATGATCGAGCAGATTACGCTGCACAACTTCTGCGGGTTCCAGGAGTTTTCCCTCGATGCAAGGGAATTCACACTGCTCGTTGGGCCCAATAGCGGCGGGAAGACGACCGTTCTCAGGGCAATCGAGTTCTGCGTAGACGCCTACCGCGCTGTTTTAATGCCCGAGGGGCAGCCAGTGCTCGAACGTTCTCGCGAGCCAGCGCCTCGAGGTGCCCTTGATCCGATTGCCCAGACCGGCGGAGTCTCGGATCCTACTTCGCTGTACTTCCAGCGTCGTCCAGCGGCCAGTAGCGAATGTGGACACGGAGCCGCTGCCCCTCTGCGAGTTGTGGCTGCCGCTTGTGTTCGGTTGTCGTCCTCACTTCAAAAGGGGATACCGACAGCTCCAAAGCGGAATTCTCGGTATGTGGATTCGGTGGTAGATCACCGACTGCAGCAATTCCGTGATTGCCTCCCGAATTCGGTGTGTCCAGCTTGCGGTTGTGGCGCTTCATGGAATGCGGCCGGCCAATCCAGCAGTTAG
- a CDS encoding DUF5050 domain-containing protein translates to MRFLLTSVFVLCFSAPAQAGLVFYSSGHDIFRADEDGQNGTAIVTGVAARHLAYNPADDKLYWVSEAHKRIQRSNLDGTNVETLLDAGLSQPVGLAVDSVNGHIYFSDLGSDRISRINLDGTGRVDLITSGLGGPRGIALDVANGHFYWTDEDTDSIRRADLDGTNHVNIVTGLDAPRSVAIDLANSHLYWTDAFAHNVGRSNLDGSGRTTLIADSDVTSMGGISSGLRAIDQITLDPINGKLFVADGFGGNKLIRANLDGSGIETIGTGNAVGVLFADVTPVPEPSSLALLGMGLLGLGGTRLRRRKDNQTRST, encoded by the coding sequence GTGAGATTCTTGCTGACGTCCGTATTCGTACTCTGCTTCTCGGCCCCGGCACAGGCCGGACTCGTCTTCTACTCCTCCGGCCACGACATCTTCCGCGCCGATGAGGACGGCCAGAACGGGACCGCCATCGTTACCGGCGTGGCAGCACGGCATCTCGCCTACAACCCCGCCGACGACAAGCTGTACTGGGTCTCGGAAGCCCACAAGAGGATCCAGCGCTCCAACCTCGACGGAACCAACGTCGAAACGCTGCTGGATGCCGGCCTGAGCCAGCCGGTCGGCCTCGCGGTCGATTCGGTCAACGGGCACATCTACTTCAGCGACCTCGGCTCCGACCGGATCAGCCGCATCAACCTCGACGGCACCGGTCGCGTCGACCTGATCACCAGCGGCCTCGGCGGTCCGCGGGGAATCGCCTTGGACGTGGCCAACGGTCATTTCTACTGGACCGATGAGGACACCGACTCGATCCGCCGGGCCGACCTGGATGGAACGAACCACGTCAACATCGTCACCGGCCTTGACGCTCCCCGCAGCGTGGCGATCGACCTGGCCAACTCGCACCTGTACTGGACTGATGCATTTGCCCACAACGTGGGACGTTCGAACCTGGACGGCAGCGGCCGGACAACGCTGATCGCAGACTCGGACGTGACGTCGATGGGGGGCATCTCGAGCGGGCTGCGGGCCATCGATCAGATCACGCTCGACCCGATCAACGGGAAGCTGTTCGTGGCGGACGGCTTTGGCGGCAACAAGCTGATTCGCGCCAATCTGGACGGATCGGGCATCGAAACAATCGGCACGGGCAATGCCGTCGGCGTTCTGTTCGCCGATGTGACCCCGGTCCCGGAGCCGTCGTCGCTGGCACTGCTCGGCATGGGCCTGCTGGGCCTGGGCGGCACGCGCCTCCGCCGGCGGAAGGACAATCAGACACGCTCAACGTGA
- a CDS encoding restriction endonuclease subunit S, which produces MNAETFLENFGHLADAPGGVKKLREMILQLAVQGKLVEQDPNDEPAERELERIAKARRELVAKGNVRSSKQMPLPDLDEAPFLIPPSWQWTRIGSLMEKMGAGSTPLGGRKVYVDQGVPFLRSQNVWNDGLRLDGVARIPKDIHERMAGTHVHARDVLLNITGASIGRCAVVPDPFASANVSQHVAILRPIERRFSDFLHLCVISRFFQERVMRVQVGVSREGLSMTRLRHFPVPFPPLAEQRRIVAKVDELMSLCDELEARQQERNRVRVRLNEAALDRLTTAGDDDELTAAWTRVRSHFDTLYTVPENVAALRQAILQLAVQGKLVEQDPNDEPASLLLSDVESLRSQLVSQNCMPNYHPQEELDTTRFRCFLPPTWEWAQLGALISLMDSGWSPKCDDHPTTSPQQWGVLKTTAVQPLRYDAMQHKQLPAKLEPRRQHEVQAGDLLITRAGPRQRVGISCVVTETRPRLMISDKIIRFHLLSDALLPDFIVLCLNAGVSQGFLEEQKSGMAASQMNIAQTKLRRTPMPIAPTNEQRRIVERVRQLMSLCDDLEARLAQQQSDADRLTEAMVAEVLEGAAAGVGA; this is translated from the coding sequence ATGAATGCGGAGACGTTTCTGGAGAACTTCGGGCATCTGGCGGATGCGCCCGGCGGGGTGAAGAAGCTGCGGGAGATGATTCTGCAGCTGGCGGTGCAGGGGAAGCTGGTGGAGCAGGACCCGAATGATGAACCGGCGGAAAGGGAGCTTGAGCGGATCGCCAAGGCTCGCCGTGAGCTTGTGGCGAAGGGGAATGTACGGTCGAGCAAGCAGATGCCTCTTCCAGACTTGGACGAGGCCCCTTTTCTCATCCCGCCATCGTGGCAGTGGACGCGGATTGGCTCGCTCATGGAGAAAATGGGGGCCGGCAGTACTCCGCTCGGTGGCCGCAAAGTCTACGTCGATCAGGGAGTCCCGTTCTTGCGTTCTCAGAACGTTTGGAACGACGGGCTGCGCTTGGATGGAGTCGCAAGGATTCCGAAAGACATTCACGAGCGAATGGCTGGTACGCACGTTCATGCACGCGATGTCCTGCTGAATATTACGGGTGCGTCGATCGGACGCTGCGCCGTCGTCCCTGATCCGTTCGCAAGTGCCAACGTCAGCCAGCACGTTGCGATTCTCCGGCCGATCGAGCGTCGCTTCAGTGACTTTCTGCATTTGTGCGTGATATCTCGCTTCTTTCAGGAGCGGGTAATGCGTGTCCAAGTCGGAGTGTCACGCGAAGGACTGAGCATGACGCGGTTGCGTCACTTCCCCGTACCATTCCCCCCGCTCGCCGAGCAACGCCGCATCGTCGCCAAGGTGGACGAGCTGATGTCGCTGTGCGACGAGCTGGAGGCCCGGCAGCAGGAGCGGAACCGCGTCCGCGTCCGGCTGAACGAGGCGGCCCTCGACCGGCTGACGACCGCCGGGGACGATGACGAGCTGACCGCCGCCTGGACGCGCGTCCGCAGCCACTTCGACACGCTGTACACGGTGCCGGAAAACGTCGCCGCACTGCGTCAGGCGATCCTGCAGCTGGCGGTGCAGGGAAAGCTGGTGGAGCAGGATCCGAATGATGAGCCGGCGAGCCTCCTGCTGTCAGACGTTGAGTCACTCCGCAGCCAGTTGGTTTCACAGAATTGCATGCCCAACTACCACCCCCAAGAAGAGCTCGACACAACTCGCTTCCGTTGTTTTCTCCCGCCCACTTGGGAGTGGGCACAGCTCGGAGCGCTCATTTCGTTGATGGACTCAGGATGGAGCCCCAAGTGCGACGACCACCCAACAACATCTCCCCAACAGTGGGGAGTGTTGAAGACGACGGCTGTCCAGCCACTTCGCTACGACGCAATGCAGCACAAGCAGTTGCCGGCGAAGCTCGAACCACGTCGTCAGCATGAGGTACAGGCGGGAGACCTGCTGATTACTCGCGCGGGACCTCGCCAGCGAGTTGGGATCAGTTGTGTGGTCACAGAGACAAGACCGCGACTCATGATCTCGGACAAGATTATTCGGTTTCATCTCCTGAGCGACGCGCTTCTCCCCGACTTCATTGTCCTCTGCTTGAATGCCGGTGTGTCTCAGGGATTTCTGGAAGAACAAAAGTCCGGCATGGCAGCAAGCCAAATGAACATCGCACAGACAAAGTTGCGACGCACTCCCATGCCAATCGCTCCGACAAATGAACAGCGCCGAATTGTGGAGAGGGTGAGGCAGCTGATGTCGTTGTGCGACGACCTCGAAGCCCGTCTGGCGCAGCAGCAGTCAGACGCCGACCGGCTGACCGAGGCGATGGTCGCGGAGGTGCTGGAGGGGGCGGCGGCGGGAGTCGGAGCATGA
- a CDS encoding type I restriction-modification system subunit M, whose product MVSATQIKTIQDIMRKDRGINGDAQRIEQLVWMIFLKVLDDREQEYELLDDNYKSPIPKKYRWRTWAADPEGMTGDALLDFVNNELFPALKKLRVNGNRQALVIREVFNDAVNYMKSGQLLRQVINTLVEDFDFNRSDDRHVFGDIYEQILRDLQSAGNAGEFYTPRAVTQFMVEQVDPKLGEKVLDPACGTGGFLACTIDHVRGRYVKSPADERTLQESIHGIEKKQLPHLLCTTNMLLHGIDVPSQIRHDNTLARPFTDYGPKDRVDVIVTNPPFGGMEEDGIEQNFPQAFRTRETADLFLVLIMRLLKDGGRAAIVLPDGTLFGEGVKTRIKEKLLEECNLHTIVRLPNGVFNPYTGIKTNLLFFEKGKPTKHVWYYEHPYPPGQKSYNKTNPIRIEEFEAERKWWKKRKASEYAWKVPVKEIVEAGYNLDRKNPNAAQEGPGDPDELLREFEKLQQQIAETREKLKQELMSALGGAE is encoded by the coding sequence ATGGTCAGCGCCACTCAGATCAAGACGATCCAGGACATCATGCGCAAGGACCGCGGCATCAACGGCGATGCACAGCGGATCGAGCAGCTGGTCTGGATGATCTTCCTCAAGGTCCTCGACGACCGCGAGCAGGAATACGAACTCCTCGACGACAACTACAAGTCCCCCATCCCGAAGAAGTACCGCTGGCGAACCTGGGCAGCCGACCCCGAAGGGATGACCGGCGATGCCCTGCTCGACTTCGTCAACAACGAGCTCTTTCCAGCGCTCAAGAAACTCCGCGTTAACGGCAACAGGCAGGCACTCGTCATCCGCGAGGTGTTCAACGACGCCGTCAACTACATGAAGTCGGGCCAGCTGCTGCGGCAGGTCATCAACACGCTGGTGGAGGACTTCGACTTCAACCGGTCCGACGACCGGCACGTCTTCGGCGACATCTACGAGCAGATCCTGCGCGACCTGCAGTCGGCCGGTAACGCCGGCGAATTCTACACGCCGCGGGCAGTGACGCAGTTCATGGTCGAGCAGGTCGACCCCAAACTGGGGGAAAAGGTGCTCGACCCGGCCTGCGGCACCGGCGGGTTTCTCGCCTGCACGATCGACCACGTCCGCGGGCGCTACGTCAAGTCGCCGGCAGACGAGCGGACGCTGCAGGAGTCGATTCACGGGATCGAGAAGAAGCAGCTGCCCCACCTGCTCTGCACGACCAACATGCTGCTGCACGGCATCGACGTGCCGTCGCAGATCCGCCACGACAACACGCTCGCCCGTCCGTTTACGGACTATGGGCCGAAGGACCGGGTCGACGTCATCGTCACCAACCCACCCTTTGGCGGGATGGAAGAGGATGGCATCGAACAGAACTTCCCCCAGGCATTCCGCACGCGCGAGACGGCTGATCTGTTTCTGGTCCTCATCATGCGGCTGCTGAAGGATGGTGGCCGGGCCGCGATCGTCCTGCCGGACGGCACGCTGTTCGGCGAGGGGGTGAAGACCCGCATCAAGGAGAAGCTGCTCGAAGAGTGCAACCTGCATACGATCGTGCGGCTGCCGAACGGCGTGTTCAACCCGTACACCGGCATCAAGACGAACCTGCTGTTCTTCGAGAAGGGGAAGCCGACGAAGCACGTGTGGTACTACGAGCATCCCTATCCGCCGGGGCAGAAGTCGTACAACAAGACGAACCCGATTCGCATCGAGGAGTTCGAGGCGGAGCGGAAGTGGTGGAAGAAGCGGAAGGCGAGCGAATACGCCTGGAAGGTGCCGGTCAAGGAGATTGTCGAGGCGGGCTACAACCTCGACCGCAAGAACCCGAACGCGGCCCAGGAGGGGCCGGGGGACCCGGACGAGCTGCTGCGGGAGTTCGAGAAGTTACAGCAGCAGATAGCCGAGACGCGGGAGAAGCTTAAGCAGGAGCTGATGTCCGCCCTGGGAGGTGCGGAATGA
- the hsdR gene encoding EcoAI/FtnUII family type I restriction enzme subunit R: protein MPVDKTSLSEQDICTQFITPAIQQAGWDFTTQVRQEFSFTAGQIIVKGKTVRRGKPKRADYLLYYRPNLPIAVVEAKDNSHSVGAGMQQALGYAAEDALALPFVFSSNGNAFLFHDKTASGGPQETELPLGQFPSPEELWDRYCQWKGLKTGSREVVTHEFYSDGSSKSPRYYQLNAINRTVEAIARGQDRVLLVMATGTGKTYTAFQIIWRLWKSGVKKRILFLADRNILVDQTRVNDFKPFGNAMTKITNRKADKSYEIYLALYQAITGNEDDKKVFREFSPDFFDLIVIDECHRGSASEDSQWREILEYFGGAAQIGMTATPKETEYVSNINYFGEPIYTYSLKQGIQDGFLAPYRVVRIDFDKDLVGWRPEEGKTDRYGHVIEDRVYNQKDFDRTLVLDQRTIAVARKVTEFLKGTDRYDKTIVFCEDIDHAERMRQALVNENADLVDENRKYIMRITGDNAEGKAELDNFIDPENRYPVIVTTSKLLTTGVDAQTCKLVVLDRRIKSMTEFKQIIGRGTRIKEDYGKYYFTIMDFKKATELFADPDFDGPPICVYQPKPEEPPVPPEDEMDNAPEGETESGEMDEEGEILVGDPEPPGIGLPGGGGDGKPKKYYVGDVQVSVAAERVQYFDPTSGKLITESLKDYTRTRVSQEFASLDEFTQRWTSAAKKLTIIEELEEQGVLFEALAEEVGKDLDPFDLICHVAFDQPPLTRRERADNVRKQNYFTQYGEQARAVLDALLDKYADEGVENLEDITVLKVDPFSQVGTPLEIIQTFGGKDKYLEAVRYLQSRLYDAAG, encoded by the coding sequence ATGCCAGTCGACAAGACGTCGCTCAGCGAACAGGACATCTGCACGCAGTTCATCACACCCGCCATCCAGCAGGCCGGGTGGGACTTCACCACGCAGGTTCGGCAGGAGTTTTCCTTCACCGCCGGCCAGATCATCGTCAAAGGGAAGACGGTCCGCCGCGGCAAGCCCAAACGGGCCGACTACCTGCTCTACTACCGCCCGAACCTGCCGATCGCCGTCGTCGAGGCGAAGGACAACAGCCACTCCGTCGGGGCCGGCATGCAGCAGGCACTCGGTTACGCCGCCGAGGACGCCCTCGCACTGCCGTTCGTCTTCAGCAGCAACGGCAACGCGTTTCTGTTCCACGACAAGACCGCGAGCGGCGGCCCGCAAGAAACCGAACTCCCGCTCGGCCAGTTTCCCTCTCCCGAGGAACTCTGGGACCGCTACTGTCAGTGGAAGGGACTGAAGACCGGTAGCCGAGAGGTCGTCACCCACGAGTTCTACTCCGACGGCAGCAGCAAGTCCCCACGGTACTACCAGCTCAACGCCATCAACCGCACGGTCGAAGCGATCGCCCGCGGCCAGGATCGCGTCCTGCTGGTGATGGCAACCGGCACCGGCAAGACGTACACGGCATTCCAGATCATCTGGAGGCTGTGGAAGTCCGGCGTCAAGAAGCGAATCCTCTTCCTCGCCGACCGCAACATCCTCGTCGATCAAACGCGTGTGAACGACTTCAAGCCGTTCGGCAACGCGATGACGAAGATCACCAACCGCAAGGCCGACAAGTCGTACGAGATCTACCTTGCCCTGTACCAGGCGATCACCGGCAACGAAGACGACAAGAAGGTCTTTCGCGAGTTCTCGCCCGACTTCTTCGATCTGATCGTGATCGACGAATGCCACCGCGGCAGCGCCTCCGAAGACTCACAGTGGCGGGAGATCCTCGAGTACTTCGGCGGGGCCGCCCAGATCGGGATGACGGCCACCCCCAAAGAGACCGAGTACGTCTCGAACATCAACTACTTTGGCGAGCCGATCTACACCTACTCCCTCAAGCAGGGAATCCAGGACGGCTTCCTCGCCCCGTACCGGGTCGTGCGGATCGACTTCGACAAGGACCTCGTCGGCTGGCGGCCAGAGGAAGGGAAGACCGACAGGTACGGCCACGTCATCGAAGACCGGGTGTACAATCAGAAGGACTTCGACCGCACACTGGTGCTCGACCAGCGGACAATCGCCGTCGCCCGCAAGGTGACCGAGTTCCTCAAGGGAACCGACCGCTACGACAAGACGATCGTCTTCTGCGAAGACATCGACCATGCCGAGCGGATGCGACAGGCCCTCGTCAATGAAAACGCCGACCTCGTCGACGAGAACCGCAAATACATCATGCGGATCACCGGCGACAACGCCGAGGGAAAGGCCGAACTCGACAACTTCATCGATCCCGAGAACCGCTATCCGGTCATCGTGACGACGTCGAAGCTGCTTACGACCGGCGTCGACGCCCAGACCTGCAAGCTCGTCGTGCTCGATCGCCGGATCAAGTCGATGACCGAGTTCAAGCAGATCATCGGCCGGGGAACACGCATCAAGGAGGACTACGGCAAGTACTACTTCACAATCATGGACTTCAAGAAGGCAACCGAACTGTTCGCCGATCCTGACTTCGACGGACCGCCGATCTGCGTCTACCAGCCCAAGCCGGAGGAGCCCCCCGTCCCGCCGGAAGACGAGATGGACAACGCGCCGGAAGGCGAAACGGAGTCCGGTGAAATGGACGAAGAAGGCGAGATCCTCGTCGGTGATCCCGAGCCGCCGGGCATCGGCCTCCCGGGCGGTGGTGGCGACGGCAAGCCGAAGAAGTACTACGTCGGCGACGTGCAGGTGTCGGTCGCGGCCGAGCGAGTGCAGTATTTCGACCCGACGAGCGGCAAGCTGATCACCGAATCCCTCAAGGACTACACTCGCACCCGCGTCAGCCAGGAATTCGCCTCGCTCGACGAGTTCACGCAGCGCTGGACATCGGCCGCGAAGAAGCTCACCATCATCGAGGAACTCGAGGAGCAGGGGGTCCTGTTCGAAGCGCTGGCCGAAGAGGTCGGCAAGGATCTGGACCCGTTCGACCTCATCTGCCATGTCGCCTTCGATCAGCCGCCGCTCACCCGACGCGAACGGGCGGACAATGTCCGCAAGCAGAACTACTTCACTCAGTACGGCGAGCAGGCCCGAGCGGTCCTCGATGCCCTGCTGGACAAGTACGCCGACGAAGGCGTCGAAAACCTCGAAGATATCACCGTGCTGAAGGTCGATCCCTTCAGCCAGGTCGGCACGCCGCTGGAGATCATCCAGACGTTCGGCGGCAAGGACAAATACCTGGAGGCCGTCCGGTACCTGCAGTCGCGGCTGTATGACGCAGCCGGCTGA
- a CDS encoding TrkH family potassium uptake protein, whose translation MNWLLLARLLGLLGMLVGGAMSLSLPWAFPFAGQVEHFEEKGFWGLVGAIVFALVIGGTLYVVGRKNQGTVLRKEALAIVGLGWILSGLLGSLPFLFAGVQRAPGVPMNVADALFESISGFTTTGASVLTELEDPVLVPRCVMFWRCFTHWLGGMGIIVLFVAVLSHLGAGGKALLRREVPGPIAESVRPRVQETAMVMWAIYVGLSGLEALLLVAQGLSLYDALCHTFGTMATGGFSTYNASVGEFGGGTVEATIVFFMLLAGTNFSLYYAILRRQEPGRGILHRLAPVYRDPEFRAYLGIIVGASLLLTLSLVRTGIYENAGVAVRHAIFMSISIMTTTGFGTEDFNQWSEFAKGLLLLLMFVGGCAGSTGGGIKVVRFLIFIKAIRVEVERAFRPNVVRTIRLGGVPLDNTIRHDVIVYFSLVLFVFITSWMVLAAIEPDAQWQATNGDVNAAKLLDCASAVAATLNNIGPGLGVLGPAENYSDFSAPGKLLLTLLMLLGRLELFAILVLFMPSFWRTQ comes from the coding sequence ATGAACTGGCTCCTCCTGGCACGACTCCTTGGACTTCTCGGGATGCTCGTCGGCGGAGCAATGTCGCTCAGTCTCCCCTGGGCGTTCCCTTTCGCCGGACAGGTCGAGCACTTCGAAGAAAAAGGTTTCTGGGGCCTCGTCGGCGCGATTGTGTTCGCTCTGGTCATCGGCGGCACCCTCTACGTCGTCGGCCGTAAGAACCAGGGAACCGTCCTCCGCAAGGAGGCGCTCGCCATCGTCGGACTCGGCTGGATACTCTCCGGCCTGCTCGGATCGCTGCCATTTCTGTTTGCAGGAGTCCAGCGGGCCCCCGGCGTTCCGATGAACGTCGCCGACGCACTCTTCGAGTCCATCTCCGGCTTCACCACGACGGGAGCGTCCGTCCTCACGGAACTCGAGGACCCCGTTCTCGTTCCCCGCTGCGTGATGTTCTGGCGATGCTTCACCCACTGGCTGGGCGGGATGGGAATCATCGTCCTGTTCGTTGCCGTCCTCAGCCATCTGGGGGCAGGCGGAAAGGCCCTGCTCCGCCGCGAAGTCCCCGGCCCCATCGCCGAATCCGTCCGCCCCCGCGTTCAGGAAACCGCGATGGTCATGTGGGCCATCTACGTCGGACTCAGCGGCCTCGAGGCCCTCCTCCTCGTGGCGCAGGGACTTTCGCTGTACGACGCCCTCTGCCACACCTTCGGCACCATGGCGACGGGGGGCTTCAGTACCTACAACGCGAGCGTCGGCGAGTTCGGCGGGGGGACCGTCGAAGCCACGATCGTCTTCTTCATGCTGCTGGCCGGCACGAACTTCTCCCTGTACTACGCCATCCTGCGGCGACAAGAGCCCGGCCGCGGCATCCTGCACCGCCTTGCACCGGTCTATCGCGATCCCGAGTTCCGGGCCTACCTCGGCATCATCGTCGGTGCCAGCCTGCTCCTCACTCTCAGCCTCGTTCGCACCGGCATCTACGAGAACGCCGGGGTCGCCGTCCGTCACGCGATCTTCATGTCGATCAGCATCATGACGACGACCGGTTTCGGCACCGAAGACTTCAACCAATGGAGCGAGTTCGCCAAGGGGCTCCTGCTGCTGCTGATGTTCGTCGGCGGATGTGCCGGCTCGACCGGCGGAGGCATCAAGGTTGTCCGCTTTCTCATCTTCATTAAGGCGATTCGCGTCGAGGTCGAGCGGGCATTCCGCCCCAATGTCGTCCGCACGATTCGCCTCGGCGGAGTTCCCCTCGACAACACCATCCGCCACGACGTGATCGTCTACTTCAGTCTGGTGCTGTTCGTGTTCATCACCAGCTGGATGGTACTCGCCGCCATCGAACCGGACGCCCAGTGGCAGGCCACCAACGGTGACGTCAACGCCGCCAAATTGCTTGACTGTGCCAGTGCCGTCGCCGCCACCCTGAACAACATCGGCCCCGGCCTTGGCGTGCTCGGGCCGGCCGAGAACTATTCCGACTTCTCGGCCCCCGGCAAACTGCTTCTCACGCTGCTGATGCTGCTCGGCCGACTCGAGCTGTTCGCGATCCTCGTCCTCTTCATGCCTTCCTTCTGGCGGACCCAGTAG
- a CDS encoding class I SAM-dependent methyltransferase: protein MSQEGTRTAGQSHGQLPVSERVLAKLLRRARVSRGGTVLDIGSAADRVVEHLLARGFDAFGVCPEESVPAATSDRVQIGRLAATLPVPPHKADLVLIRDADLYRPVHADPESLTATANLLAALRPGRELILIEPAQPGPDRAADAPVIDAWNDHFAAFPGRLKIETVRVRPALFGLFGGGPSFEFRLAGFKVPSQARTRLEWHRLAHEAAMQAMRSAEQRAA, encoded by the coding sequence ATGTCTCAGGAAGGGACCCGGACCGCCGGACAGTCACACGGCCAGTTGCCCGTCTCGGAACGTGTCCTCGCAAAACTGCTCCGAAGGGCCCGCGTCAGCCGCGGGGGGACCGTCCTCGACATCGGCTCGGCAGCCGACCGTGTCGTCGAGCATCTCCTCGCCCGCGGCTTCGATGCCTTCGGCGTCTGCCCAGAAGAGTCCGTCCCCGCTGCGACCTCGGACCGCGTGCAGATCGGACGCCTGGCCGCGACTCTCCCCGTTCCGCCCCACAAGGCCGATCTGGTCCTCATCCGCGACGCGGATCTGTATCGCCCGGTCCATGCCGACCCGGAATCCCTTACAGCGACCGCGAATCTGCTGGCCGCTCTCCGCCCCGGGCGGGAACTGATCCTGATCGAACCCGCTCAGCCCGGTCCCGACCGCGCCGCCGACGCACCTGTGATCGATGCCTGGAACGACCACTTCGCGGCATTTCCCGGCCGCTTGAAGATCGAGACCGTTCGCGTGCGCCCGGCCCTGTTCGGACTGTTCGGCGGCGGCCCTTCCTTCGAGTTCCGGCTCGCCGGATTCAAGGTTCCGTCGCAGGCGCGCACCCGACTCGAATGGCATCGCCTCGCCCATGAGGCGGCGATGCAGGCGATGCGTTCCGCCGAACAGCGCGCGGCGTGA